One window of the Eucalyptus grandis isolate ANBG69807.140 chromosome 6, ASM1654582v1, whole genome shotgun sequence genome contains the following:
- the LOC104447070 gene encoding protein TRANSPARENT TESTA 9 isoform X2 has product MWRSLWRSIDRFSPQYFKYVVNELRGIKVVDRSNREMVIDLMQSIVETVTYGDRHDPLIFEYFMEYQVMAEFVRVLRIGKNSRIEATLLQYLSIMIQNIDSEQATYYCFSNDYINNIIAHPYKFDGGDLAPYYISFLRAVSSKINRDTLCLLVKVDGDNVISFPLYSEALKFARHGEKMIQTAVRALSLNVYNVSDDMVFQFLTSPPLSNYFSDLVQSLKEQCIRLDTIVHANNEKSPQGRIKELQLDADKVVDDLYYLKDIISVGELRLSRCVMENLLKLLVLPALLSLLQLEEKSDSSFSAVTSLYIVSRLLQVVGGISLINFVAGVILYPYLASSKEDAAQGNNCNGTSGSDSFSRYISKLEAVVYADFDSEGTKNINGENSLGCLVGCESCDSPSAKRNGILGYVFSDNPTLLLSSLYLLLILAENEDCDDFLSRMIKSIVLPQEKIVDVLLKVLANPQVTVLTFQQTGWFLEKWLRCQGMKLGNDSSMLFNTSYEQSRERLQKEFDGPWFDYIPDTLRNEWESCKKDLEEPVNRKDPLFTLELHINQQKDDSCAATSSVSWQKMVDAVKAFVLHLQLKALIWKQDRPDKLVLAVETLSTSESWKTRSSDHSSANFGAEVALGSAFSCRIAFSNAGIRDIYVIPVSKGKSGKLLLMEKHPFRTQKGVVIAIAPLPGLSPKIEKEHPTWLHLQIREFDPRFDSSKTKSHHLKRSNHVTDGRWTLGFPNAEACKAAQLMILEETSRQRSFVERQLALMLRDNALVD; this is encoded by the exons ATATGTTGTCAATGAGTTGCGGGGAATCAAGGTTGTAGATAGGAGTAACAGG GAGATGGTAATAGATTTGATGCAGTCTATTGTAGAGACAGTCACCTACGGAGATAGGCACGATCCATTGATTTTCGA ATACTTCATGGAATACCAAGTTATGGCAGAGTTTGTCCGTGTCTTAAGGATCGGCAAAAATTCAAGGATAGAGGCGACTTTGCTTCAGTATCTGAGCATAATGATTCAGAACATTGACAGTGAGCAAGCGACAT ATTATTGTTTTAGCAATGACTACATTAACAACATCATAGCACACCCATATAAGTTTGATGGAGGGGACTTGGCTCCATATTACATATCGTTTTTAAg AGCAGTGAGCAGCAAAATAAACAGAGACACACTCTGCCTTCTTGTGAAAGTCGATGGG GACAATGTAATTTCCTTCCCCCTGTATAGTGAAGCTCTTAAATTTGCTAGACATGGGGAAAAGATGATCCAGACAGCTGTACGCGCATTGAGTCTCAACGTGTACAATG TCAGTGACGATATGGTCTTCCAATTTCTAACAAGTCCGCCATTATCAAATTACTTCTCAGATTTGGTGCAGAGTTTAAAAGAGCAATGCATACGTTTAGATACTATTGTGCATGCCAACAA CGAGAAATCCCCTCAAGGAAGAATAAAGGAGTTACAGTTGGATGCTGACAAGGTAGTAGATGATCTTTACTACTTGAAGGACATAATATCCGTTGGTGAATTGCGGCTGAGCAGATGTGTTATGGAAAATCTTCTCAAGTTGCTTGTCCTTCCTGCCTTACTCTCATTATTGCAGCTTGAGGAGAAAAGC GACTCAAGTTTTTCTGCCGTCACTTCTCTCTACATAGTTTCTCGTCTTCTTCAAGTTGTTGGCGGGATAtctttgattaattttgttGCTGGCGTTATTTTATATCCTTATTTGGCCTCAAGCAAGGAAGATGCTGCTCAAGGAAACAACTGTAATGGAACTAGTGGCAGTGATTCATTTTCGAGATACATTTCTAAGCTGGAAGCAGTTGTATATGCTGATTTTGATTCTGAAGGAACAAAAAATATCAACGGAGAAAATTCTCTTGGTTGCCTGGTGGGGTGCGAATCATGTGATTCTCCTTCAGCTAAAAG GAATGGAATACTTGGATATGTATTCTCTGACAATCCCACTCTGTTGTTATCATCTCTGTACTTGTTGCTCATCTTAGCAGAAAATGAAG ATTGTGACGATTTTCTCAGTAGAATGATCAAGTCAATTGTACTCCCGCAAGAAAAG ATTGTCGATGTGCTGTTGAAAGTGCTAGCAAATCCACAAGTTACTGTACTAACATTCCAGCAGACAGGGTGGTTCCTGGAAAAGTGGTTGCGTTGTCAAGGAATGAAGCTTGGGAATGATAGCTCCATGCTTTTTAAT ACTTCATATGAGCAATCCCGTGAACGACTTCAAAAAGAATTTGATGGACCCTGGTTCGATTACATCCCTGATACTCTGAGAAATGAGTGGGAGAGCTGCAAAAAAG ATCTTGAGGAGCCCGTAAACCGGAAAGACCCCCTTTTCACACTAGAGCTTCACATCAACCAGCAGAAAGACGACA GCTGTGCAGCAACTTCTTCAGTTTCTTGGCAAAAGATGGTAGATGCAGTGAAG GCTTTTGTTCTGCATCTTCAGCTCAAGGCATTGATTTGGAAGCAAGATCGACCTGATAAACTGGTGCTTGCTGTGGAAACTCTTTCCACTTCTGAATCCTGGAAAACACGTTCTTCGGATCATTCATCTGCAAATTTTGGGGCAGAGGTTGCTCTAG GATCAGCATTCTCTTGCAGAATTGCATTTTCAAATGCAGGGATTCGTGACATCTACGTGATACCCGTCTCTAAGGGGAAAAGTGGCAAACTGCTTCTTATGGAGAAACATCCATTCCGGACTCAAAAGGGGGTCGTAATTGCTATTGCTCCACTGCCTGGTTTAAGT CCGAAGATAGAGAAGGAACATCCTACATGGTTGCACCTTCAGATAAGAGAGTTTGATCCCCGATTTGATTCAAGCAAGACGAAAAGCCACCATTTAAAGAGGTCTAATCATGTCACAGATGGGAGGTGGACACTGGGTTTTCCCAATGCAGAGGCTTGTAAGGCAGCTCAGTTGATGATACTTGAGGAAACAAGCAGGCAGAGATCATTCGTTGAACGGCAACTTGCACTGATGCTCCGGGACAATGCTCTTGTAGATTAA
- the LOC104447070 gene encoding protein TRANSPARENT TESTA 9 isoform X1, producing MWRSLWRSIDRFSPQYFKYVVNELRGIKVVDRSNREMVIDLMQSIVETVTYGDRHDPLIFEYFMEYQVMAEFVRVLRIGKNSRIEATLLQYLSIMIQNIDSEQATYYCFSNDYINNIIAHPYKFDGGDLAPYYISFLRAVSSKINRDTLCLLVKVDGDNVISFPLYSEALKFARHGEKMIQTAVRALSLNVYNVSDDMVFQFLTSPPLSNYFSDLVQSLKEQCIRLDTIVHANNEKSPQGRIKELQLDADKVVDDLYYLKDIISVGELRLSRCVMENLLKLLVLPALLSLLQLEEKSDSSFSAVTSLYIVSRLLQVVGGISLINFVAGVILYPYLASSKEDAAQGNNCNGTSGSDSFSRYISKLEAVVYADFDSEGTKNINGENSLGCLVGCESCDSPSAKRNGILGYVFSDNPTLLLSSLYLLLILAENEDCDDFLSRMIKSIVLPQEKIVDVLLKVLANPQVTVLTFQQTGWFLEKWLRCQGMKLGNDSSMLFNTSYEQSRERLQKEFDGPWFDYIPDTLRNEWESCKKDLEEPVNRKDPLFTLELHINQQKDDSCAATSSVSWQKMVDAVKAFVLHLQLKALIWKQDRPDKLVLAVETLSTSESWKTRSSDHSSANFGAEVALGSAFSCRIAFSNAGIRDIYVIPVSKGKSGKLLLMEKHPFRTQKGVVIAIAPLPGLSQPKIEKEHPTWLHLQIREFDPRFDSSKTKSHHLKRSNHVTDGRWTLGFPNAEACKAAQLMILEETSRQRSFVERQLALMLRDNALVD from the exons ATATGTTGTCAATGAGTTGCGGGGAATCAAGGTTGTAGATAGGAGTAACAGG GAGATGGTAATAGATTTGATGCAGTCTATTGTAGAGACAGTCACCTACGGAGATAGGCACGATCCATTGATTTTCGA ATACTTCATGGAATACCAAGTTATGGCAGAGTTTGTCCGTGTCTTAAGGATCGGCAAAAATTCAAGGATAGAGGCGACTTTGCTTCAGTATCTGAGCATAATGATTCAGAACATTGACAGTGAGCAAGCGACAT ATTATTGTTTTAGCAATGACTACATTAACAACATCATAGCACACCCATATAAGTTTGATGGAGGGGACTTGGCTCCATATTACATATCGTTTTTAAg AGCAGTGAGCAGCAAAATAAACAGAGACACACTCTGCCTTCTTGTGAAAGTCGATGGG GACAATGTAATTTCCTTCCCCCTGTATAGTGAAGCTCTTAAATTTGCTAGACATGGGGAAAAGATGATCCAGACAGCTGTACGCGCATTGAGTCTCAACGTGTACAATG TCAGTGACGATATGGTCTTCCAATTTCTAACAAGTCCGCCATTATCAAATTACTTCTCAGATTTGGTGCAGAGTTTAAAAGAGCAATGCATACGTTTAGATACTATTGTGCATGCCAACAA CGAGAAATCCCCTCAAGGAAGAATAAAGGAGTTACAGTTGGATGCTGACAAGGTAGTAGATGATCTTTACTACTTGAAGGACATAATATCCGTTGGTGAATTGCGGCTGAGCAGATGTGTTATGGAAAATCTTCTCAAGTTGCTTGTCCTTCCTGCCTTACTCTCATTATTGCAGCTTGAGGAGAAAAGC GACTCAAGTTTTTCTGCCGTCACTTCTCTCTACATAGTTTCTCGTCTTCTTCAAGTTGTTGGCGGGATAtctttgattaattttgttGCTGGCGTTATTTTATATCCTTATTTGGCCTCAAGCAAGGAAGATGCTGCTCAAGGAAACAACTGTAATGGAACTAGTGGCAGTGATTCATTTTCGAGATACATTTCTAAGCTGGAAGCAGTTGTATATGCTGATTTTGATTCTGAAGGAACAAAAAATATCAACGGAGAAAATTCTCTTGGTTGCCTGGTGGGGTGCGAATCATGTGATTCTCCTTCAGCTAAAAG GAATGGAATACTTGGATATGTATTCTCTGACAATCCCACTCTGTTGTTATCATCTCTGTACTTGTTGCTCATCTTAGCAGAAAATGAAG ATTGTGACGATTTTCTCAGTAGAATGATCAAGTCAATTGTACTCCCGCAAGAAAAG ATTGTCGATGTGCTGTTGAAAGTGCTAGCAAATCCACAAGTTACTGTACTAACATTCCAGCAGACAGGGTGGTTCCTGGAAAAGTGGTTGCGTTGTCAAGGAATGAAGCTTGGGAATGATAGCTCCATGCTTTTTAAT ACTTCATATGAGCAATCCCGTGAACGACTTCAAAAAGAATTTGATGGACCCTGGTTCGATTACATCCCTGATACTCTGAGAAATGAGTGGGAGAGCTGCAAAAAAG ATCTTGAGGAGCCCGTAAACCGGAAAGACCCCCTTTTCACACTAGAGCTTCACATCAACCAGCAGAAAGACGACA GCTGTGCAGCAACTTCTTCAGTTTCTTGGCAAAAGATGGTAGATGCAGTGAAG GCTTTTGTTCTGCATCTTCAGCTCAAGGCATTGATTTGGAAGCAAGATCGACCTGATAAACTGGTGCTTGCTGTGGAAACTCTTTCCACTTCTGAATCCTGGAAAACACGTTCTTCGGATCATTCATCTGCAAATTTTGGGGCAGAGGTTGCTCTAG GATCAGCATTCTCTTGCAGAATTGCATTTTCAAATGCAGGGATTCGTGACATCTACGTGATACCCGTCTCTAAGGGGAAAAGTGGCAAACTGCTTCTTATGGAGAAACATCCATTCCGGACTCAAAAGGGGGTCGTAATTGCTATTGCTCCACTGCCTGGTTTAAGT CAGCCGAAGATAGAGAAGGAACATCCTACATGGTTGCACCTTCAGATAAGAGAGTTTGATCCCCGATTTGATTCAAGCAAGACGAAAAGCCACCATTTAAAGAGGTCTAATCATGTCACAGATGGGAGGTGGACACTGGGTTTTCCCAATGCAGAGGCTTGTAAGGCAGCTCAGTTGATGATACTTGAGGAAACAAGCAGGCAGAGATCATTCGTTGAACGGCAACTTGCACTGATGCTCCGGGACAATGCTCTTGTAGATTAA
- the LOC104447070 gene encoding protein TRANSPARENT TESTA 9 isoform X3, whose translation MWRSLWRSIDRFSPQYFKYVVNELRGIKVVDRSNREMVIDLMQSIVETVTYGDRHDPLIFEYFMEYQVMAEFVRVLRIGKNSRIEATLLQYLSIMIQNIDSEQATYYCFSNDYINNIIAHPYKFDGGDLAPYYISFLRAVSSKINRDTLCLLVKVDGDNVISFPLYSEALKFARHGEKMIQTAVRALSLNVYNVSDDMVFQFLTSPPLSNYFSDLVQSLKEQCIRLDTIVHANNEKSPQGRIKELQLDADKVVDDLYYLKDIISVGELRLSRCVMENLLKLLVLPALLSLLQLEEKSDSSFSAVTSLYIVSRLLQVVGGISLINFVAGVILYPYLASSKEDAAQGNNCNGTSGSDSFSRYISKLEAVVYADFDSEGTKNINGENSLGCLVGCESCDSPSAKRNGILGYVFSDNPTLLLSSLYLLLILAENEDCDDFLSRMIKSIVLPQEKIVDVLLKVLANPQVTVLTFQQTGWFLEKWLRCQGMKLGNDSSMLFNTSYEQSRERLQKEFDGPWFDYIPDTLRNEWESCKKDLEEPVNRKDPLFTLELHINQQKDDSIFLDHSRAVQQLLQFLGKRW comes from the exons ATATGTTGTCAATGAGTTGCGGGGAATCAAGGTTGTAGATAGGAGTAACAGG GAGATGGTAATAGATTTGATGCAGTCTATTGTAGAGACAGTCACCTACGGAGATAGGCACGATCCATTGATTTTCGA ATACTTCATGGAATACCAAGTTATGGCAGAGTTTGTCCGTGTCTTAAGGATCGGCAAAAATTCAAGGATAGAGGCGACTTTGCTTCAGTATCTGAGCATAATGATTCAGAACATTGACAGTGAGCAAGCGACAT ATTATTGTTTTAGCAATGACTACATTAACAACATCATAGCACACCCATATAAGTTTGATGGAGGGGACTTGGCTCCATATTACATATCGTTTTTAAg AGCAGTGAGCAGCAAAATAAACAGAGACACACTCTGCCTTCTTGTGAAAGTCGATGGG GACAATGTAATTTCCTTCCCCCTGTATAGTGAAGCTCTTAAATTTGCTAGACATGGGGAAAAGATGATCCAGACAGCTGTACGCGCATTGAGTCTCAACGTGTACAATG TCAGTGACGATATGGTCTTCCAATTTCTAACAAGTCCGCCATTATCAAATTACTTCTCAGATTTGGTGCAGAGTTTAAAAGAGCAATGCATACGTTTAGATACTATTGTGCATGCCAACAA CGAGAAATCCCCTCAAGGAAGAATAAAGGAGTTACAGTTGGATGCTGACAAGGTAGTAGATGATCTTTACTACTTGAAGGACATAATATCCGTTGGTGAATTGCGGCTGAGCAGATGTGTTATGGAAAATCTTCTCAAGTTGCTTGTCCTTCCTGCCTTACTCTCATTATTGCAGCTTGAGGAGAAAAGC GACTCAAGTTTTTCTGCCGTCACTTCTCTCTACATAGTTTCTCGTCTTCTTCAAGTTGTTGGCGGGATAtctttgattaattttgttGCTGGCGTTATTTTATATCCTTATTTGGCCTCAAGCAAGGAAGATGCTGCTCAAGGAAACAACTGTAATGGAACTAGTGGCAGTGATTCATTTTCGAGATACATTTCTAAGCTGGAAGCAGTTGTATATGCTGATTTTGATTCTGAAGGAACAAAAAATATCAACGGAGAAAATTCTCTTGGTTGCCTGGTGGGGTGCGAATCATGTGATTCTCCTTCAGCTAAAAG GAATGGAATACTTGGATATGTATTCTCTGACAATCCCACTCTGTTGTTATCATCTCTGTACTTGTTGCTCATCTTAGCAGAAAATGAAG ATTGTGACGATTTTCTCAGTAGAATGATCAAGTCAATTGTACTCCCGCAAGAAAAG ATTGTCGATGTGCTGTTGAAAGTGCTAGCAAATCCACAAGTTACTGTACTAACATTCCAGCAGACAGGGTGGTTCCTGGAAAAGTGGTTGCGTTGTCAAGGAATGAAGCTTGGGAATGATAGCTCCATGCTTTTTAAT ACTTCATATGAGCAATCCCGTGAACGACTTCAAAAAGAATTTGATGGACCCTGGTTCGATTACATCCCTGATACTCTGAGAAATGAGTGGGAGAGCTGCAAAAAAG ATCTTGAGGAGCCCGTAAACCGGAAAGACCCCCTTTTCACACTAGAGCTTCACATCAACCAGCAGAAAGACGACAGTATTTTTCTGGACCACTCTAGA GCTGTGCAGCAACTTCTTCAGTTTCTTGGCAAAAGATGGTAG
- the LOC104447059 gene encoding protein SMAX1-LIKE 3, with product MRAGGGCTVQHALTTEAATLVKQAVTLAKRRGHSQVTPLHVANTMLTSATGLLRTACLQSHSHPLQCKALELCFNVALNRLPAAAPSHVLGTHLQNPSISNALVAAFKRAQAHQRRGSIENQQQPILAVKIELEQLIISILDDPSVSRVMKEAGFSSSQVKSNVEQAVSSSNICSKNQTVTKDNSKGSNNSNLLVISHQSPLSSFDETGLVLGNINAPDTVRNEDVAFVLENMVSKKRKSIVVVGECLASVEGVVGAVMDKLKKGQDDVPQTIRSLKILNLSISSFENMHREEVEGRVEDLKRHVKSYISNDDGGVVLYLGDLKWTAEYRARKFKGHQLERNNNYYCAVEHVVGEIAKLVSGIGGNGRFWLMGFATFQSYMTCTTGYPSIEALWCLHPLTIPAGSLSLSLLPDSGPETDCISKKAENRGPASPFELVESRSSTTSSLPPWLQNCKDEYRRHCNNNDEEYACQKWNNFGKNPMFSSLPASPSASGYSHERQNPNFPHFVHHEWPPTKLHSWRDHKFWNPPSESVNFVIELSSRSNSASSSEIMEVEYVPRFKELNSENLKTLCTELEKKVPSQKAIIREISTTILQCRSGMSRRKLGPKCQNGASKQDTWFLFQGADAEAKEKVARELARLVFRSYTSFSSIALSSFSSSTRADSPENNGYKRLRDEQSSGYIERFAEELAKNPHRVFFVEDVEEADYTAQMGFKRAMQRGRISSLVGDEVELSDAIVIFSYERCTSGIPTNFMLKSSQTRSCLSLDLNTLVEEDTAEDDYDDQSTDDIGLLGWVDGRVAFNVQ from the exons ATGAGAGCAGGAGGAGGCTGCACAGTCCAACATGCCCTGACAACCGAAGCGGCAACTTTAGTAAAGCAGGCCGTAACCCTAGCGAAGCGTCGTGGCCACTCTCAAGTCACACCTCTCCATGTGGCCAACACCATGCTCACTTCTGCCACGGGCCTTCTGAGAACAGCTTGTCTTCAATCTCACTCCCACCCTCTGCAGTGTAAGGCTCTAGAGCTCTGCTTCAACGTCGCGCTCAACCGCCTCCCAGCTGCCGCTCCAAGCCACGTCCTGGGAACTCATCTACAAAACCCGTCCATCTCCAACGCCCTCGTCGCTGCCTTCAAGCGGGCCCAGGCACACCAACGACGCGGCTCTATTGAGAACCAGCAGCAGCCTATTCTGGCAGTGAAAATTGAGCTCGAGCAGCTCATCATCTCTATCCTAGATGACCCCAGTGTGAGTAGAGTCATGAAAGAAGCAGGTTTCTCCAGCTCTCAAGTGAAGAGCAACGTTGAGCAAGCCGTTTCCTCCTCAAACATCTGCTCAAAAAACCAGACAGTGACCAAGGACAACTCAAAGGGTAGTAATAACAGCAATCTGTTGGTCATTTCTCATCAGTCTCCTTTGAGTTCCTTCGATGAAACTGGATTAGTATTGGGGAACATTAATGCACCAGACACAGTTAGAAACGAGGATGTCGCCTTTGTATTGGAAAACATGGTGAGCAAGAAGAGGAAAAGCATCGTTGTCGTTGGTGAGTGCCTTGCTAGTGTTGAAGGAGTGGTCGGAGCAGTAATGGACAAGTTAAAAAagggacaagatgatgttcCTCAAACAATAAGAAGCTTAAAGATTCTCAACCTTTCAATAAGCTCCTTTGAGAACATGCATAGGGAAGAGGTAGAAGGGAGAGTTGAAGATCTCAAGAGGCATGTGAAGAGTTACATAAGCAATGATGATGGTGGGGTGGTTCTATATTTGGGAGATCTCAAGTGGACTGCTGAGTATAGAGCTAGGAAATTTAAGGGACATCAACTAGAGAGGAACAACAATTACTATTGTGCTGTTGAACATGTGGTTGGGGAGATAGCAAAATTGGTGTCTGGAATTGGTGGAAATGGAAGGTTCTGGCTCATGGGATTTGCCACATTCCAAAGCTATATGACGTGTACAACCGGCTATCCGTCCATAGAGGCTCTTTGGTGCCTCCATCCTCTCACAATCCCAGCAGGAAGTTTGAGCTTGAGTCTCCTCCCTGACAG tGGACCAGAGACAGATTGCATTAGCAAAAAAGCTGAAAATAGGGGGCCAGCTAGCCCTTTCGAGCTTGTCGAATCACGATCGTCGACCACTTCATCACTTCCGCCATGGCTTCAAAATTGCAAGGACGAGTATAGAAGACATTGCAATAACAATGATGAG GAGTACGCATGCCAAAAGTGGAATAACTTCGGGAAAAACCCTATGTTTTCTTCTCTGCCTGCATCTCCCTCCGCTTCAGGCTATTCCCACGAAcgccaaaaccctaattttcccCATTTCGTTCATCATGAGTGGCCACCCACAAAACTACATTCTTGGCGAGACCACAAGTTTTGGAATCCACCATCAGAATCGGTCAACTTTGTCATTGAGCTTTCCTCGCGTTCGAACTCAGCATCTTCAAGTGAAATCATGGAGGTAGAGTACGTTCCGAGGTTCAAGGAACTCAATTCTGAGAACCTCAAAACCCTTTGCACCGAGTTGGAGAAGAAAGTCCCATCGCAAAAGGCCATAATCCGTGAAATTTCAACCACAATCTTGCAATGCCGATCAGGCATGTCGAGAAGAAAACTAGGGCCTAAGTGCCAAAATGGTGCGTCTAAGCAAGACACTTGGTTTCTCTTCCAAGGTGCAGACGCAGAAGCTAAAGAGAAGGTGGCTAGAGAGCTGGCTCGGCTCGTCTTTCGCTCATATACCAGCTTCTCATCCATTGCTCTAAGTAGCTTCTCATCATCTACCCGAGCAGATTCCCCGGAAAACAATGGATACAAAAGACTGAGGGATGAGCAAAGCTCTGGTTACATCGAGAGATTTGCCGAAGAACTGGCGAAGAACCCACACCGGGTGTTCTTTGTCGAAGATGTTGAAGAAGCTGACTATACCGCTCAAATGGGTTTCAAGAGAGCAATGCAAAGAGGAAGGATCAGCAGCTTAGTCGGCGACGAGGTGGAGCTGAGCGACGCCATCGTTATTTTCAGCTATGAGCGCTGCACCTCTGGTATCCCTACTAATTTCATGCTGAAATCTTCACAGACAAGGTCTTGCTTGTCGCTTGACTTGAACACGTTGGTCGAAGAAGACACTGCCGAAGATGACTATGATGATCAGTCAACTGATGATATAGGACTTTTGGGATGGGTTGACGGGCGGGTTGCTTTTAACGTTCAATAA